ATGGCTGTTGCGGTATGGCACTCCAAACGTATCCAGTACCCCTTGATCGATTATCGTATCCTCAAAATAAAGACTTTCCGGGTTACGGTATATTCCGGCTCGATTACCCGTATGGTGATCAATGTTGCTCCTTTTATCTTGCCCCTTATGCTACAGCTGGGTTTTGGATTGAGTCCATTTCATGCAGGCCTCCTCTATATGGCCAACATGCTGGGCAGTATGAGCATGAAACCGGTAGCCATTTGGATCACACGGCGGTTTGACTTCCGTAAGGTTTTGATCGGCAACGGTATTATTTTAACAATTTTTACGGCCGGACTTTCCCTGCTTTCCCTGCAAACGCCGATCTGGCTTGTGGCCATCGTATTCTTTTTCTCGGGGCTTACACGGTCGCTCCAGTTTACAAGCCTAAATACCTTGGCCTACGCAGACGTACCCAATGGACAGCTCAGCAATGCAAATACGCTGTACAATACGGCACAGCAAATGGCACTGGGTATGGGTATCGCCCTGGGAGCGGTAACACTTCACCTAGCAAGCAGCTATTATCAGGATACCGTTTATCAGATGCGGGATTTCAGCTTGGCCTTGCAGTTAATTGCTGGCTTATCCCTACTATCCTTAATCGAGTATTTCAAAATTAAGCCAAGTGACGGAGCCAATCTAAGAGGTTTGCCTTCACCAAAAGAAGTGCAGAAGGCCGCTTAGTCCTTTAGATTTTTCGGGCTGTAGGCAAACTGTTTGCCGGAAAGCTCCAGCAGATACAGCTTTAGTTAGTGCAAAAACAGCTGCTCAAAAATATGAACAGCTGTTTGTTATGTTTGTATAATTGGGAATAATTACTTTTTGTCTCTGGCTAGATCTGCCCGTACTTTCTGTACAAAAGCAAGCGAAACCTTCGCAACACGCACGATAACATCATCAGCAAGCTTAAGTTCGGTAATCAAATTTTCCACTACCTCATAGCTTTTTGCCTCAGCGCCCCGTTCCAATCCTTGTTCGACACCTTGTTCAATGCCTTGTTCAATGCCTTGTTTAATGCCTTGTTTAATGCCTTGTTTAATGCCTTTCTGAATAGCCTCGTTAAGCTGTTGCTCCTGATATTGGCGCACTGCTTCAGCATCCCATTTACGTTTTAGACTTACATCATACATTGCTCGTTCCTCCTTATTCAACTTTGCGTATTCCGCTATTTTAAATAATTTTTCAAATATAGGCTTTTTCAGATAGCCCGGTATCTTGTTCAGCTTGGACATATTACGTAAAACATAAAGCCAACGATCAAGATCAGTTTCTAATTCCGCCTCTACTTTTATAAAGTTACGCAATTGAACGTAAATAAACCCTAACTCTTCATAAAAAACGCGACCTGTCTTCCTGTTACACAAGCAAATATCGTGAATAACAGCGCTGGATTCATCCGCCTGTGAAAAAGTAAATCCATCCATAAGTACAACGATATACACTTCGGTTATCGCATAATTCCACGCTCGCCGTTTTCCTTTGGGAGCCTGATCCGCAATAAGCTTACTGCCGTAGTAAAGCATACGCTTTTTCAAATTTATCTGTGCAGTACGCTGTACTTCAATCACAAACTTGTCTCCATTATCAGCTGTACAGATCAGGTCAAAGATCACGGTCCCGATCTCCTCACTATCCCCTACATATTCATTCTTTTCGTACAATAAATCGACAATACTTTTCCGTCCACGGAATAACTCATTCAATAGGGAAATCAGTAAATCCTTATTAGGTTCAGATCCAAAAATGCGCTTAAATGCATAATCTGAAACTAGATCTATATAAACGGGCTCGTTCATAAATATAATAATTGGTTGTTGACTGTAAATTTCGAAAAAAGAACTTAATAAAACTAATATTTTTAGTAAAAAAATACAGATTCCCGAAGACCTACCGTCAACGACTATGCAAAGGCTGTATTGATAACTTCCGTTACATTTAGGCTGCCACTGATTACATCCCCATTGGGCGTCCGGCTAAAAACAACTGGTACTATAAGGTTATCAGGAACGCGATTGAGTTGTGTGGTGAGTCACCTGCGGCAGATCATGAAGCAAACGGACAAGTCCGCAAAAGCATTTTTTACCGCCTTGCAGTGCAACTACCCTGGGAAGAACATTGTCTGAGCAAAGACCTCGTCTACCAACAGGAATGATTCAAATAACGGGGTAAGCAATGTTGACGAAACCGAAGGCAGGTAGGGATTTTGCGCTGTACACTGTCAATAATAATTATTAGCTTTATTTAAATTACTGACTAGTGCATTTCGACAATGAACTATTTTATCTCTGAATAGCTTTATAACATAAACAAATGGCAAAATCTATTTTAACAATAACCCTGAACCCATCCGTAGACAAGAGTACCAGTGTACAACATATCGTTCCCGAAAAGAAATTACGCTGCGAAAAACCTGTATATGAACCCGGTGGCGGCGGAATTAACGTATCTCGTGCCCTGAAAAGACTTGGTTTGGCTTCGACTGCTTTGTTTACATCCGGGGGAAAGACAGGCAGTCTGCTCGAAAGCTTATTAAAGCTGGAGGATATTGCTATAGATCCTATTCGGGTGAATGGCGAGACCCGCGAAAACTTTATCGTGGTTGACAGCGCAACCAATCAGCAATATCGATTCGGGTTTCCAGGCGAACAAGTTGAATCCAACGAGCTGGCGGGAATTAGGACTTCGATTGATGAACTCACGGATATCCCGGATTTTGTCGTTATCAGCGGTAGTATGCCAGCTGGAGTACCGCCCGAATTTATACGGTCACTGATTAACACGTACAAAACGAAGGGTAGTAAAATACTGGTTGACACCTCTGGCGATGCACTTCGCCTTGCCTTGGAAGAAGGTGTCTTTTTAATCAAACCGAATGCAGGAGAACTCGCGGCTCTTGTGGGAAAAGAGGAATTGGGGCATTCCGATCTGGATATGGCCGCCCAACAGCTAATTTCGGAGGGGAAAGCAACGCTAATCGTGGTCTCGCTAGGTGCCCAGGGCGCTATTTTGTATTCAAAAACAGAAAAAATCCAGCTACCTTCCCCAGTGGTGAAGGTGCGCAGTACCGTCGGAGCAGGTGACAGTATGGTTGCCGGAATGGTGTCTGTCTTAGCCCAACAAGGAGATTTGGAGCAGGTACTTCAGATGGGAATCGCCTGCGGCTCAGCGACAACAATGGCGCAGGGAACTGGCCTATTCGCCAAGAAAGATGTCGATCGGCTGTTTTCGGAAATAAAAAAAAGATAAAAATTGAGGATTTTGCCTTACAAATGAAGATGTTGCCTTACAAAAAGGCGCACAATCCTGTGCACCTTTTTGTTCCACTCATCTTTTCCGTTTACCCAGTTTGGCTAGTAGCCTACTTGTCGCGAAACTGACCAGGGTACCCAAGGCAGCCGTCAGGGCGGTCTGCAATACATCGCCCAGCGAGATGCTGGCCCAGATGGAACAGATCGTACCGCCGATGGCCGAGACGCGCATATCATTCACTTTCATCCATCGCGCTCCTTTCTTCGGTATTTTCGGTCTCATTTTTTACGGACCTATGCTCCTGCGTGCCGTCCGAAGCATCCTTATCATCTACCTCCGGCCGCTGCTCAGCTTCATCCAATACCGTTTCCACGATACCGAGCCCCAAGGCCAGGTATTTTAATACATTGCCCACCTTACCCGGCAGCTTAACAGGTGAAGCCAACAGCAGCTGCAGCACCTGTCCTATTTTATTGAAGATCTTTTTCATGTGTATTTTAGTTAACGGTGTTCACTTCCCCGATATCGGGCGACGCTCATTCGATGTGCACTTCGACGAGTCCCTGCAGCATCAGTTCGGCCACAAGCGGATAGAACTTTTTGTAGGCGACGCCCGAGGCTAGCAGGCGGTAGTCGCCATCTTCCAGTACATACTGATTGCCCACCAGCACACAGCCAGCAGTCTCTTTATAGCTACTCCCTTTGTGGAAGTAGACATAGCTAAAATTATGAATATCACGTATTTCAAGCATACCTCGGTGCATTTTGGGGTAATCGTCGTAGTAACGGCCATTCATCGCCCCCTCGCGGTTAAATCCCAGGGTGTAGTGCCCGACTGGTATGGCGGTCTCTCCCCTTATCTTCACGGGACGCGGAATATTCTCCAGACCGTAGCAGATCAATTGATTGTTCACGTAAATCTCGGACAGCGTGCTATGCTTGCCCTGTTTTGTGCGAAGTACTTTTATCGTTGATTTCATACGCAAAATTTAAATTAGAAAAGACCGAGGTATTGACTTCTGGAGTACAGGTTTTCATCACGATCATGTAGGAGCAGGTACAGGTGCACCGGCCTATCATGCAGCATGGATGGCAGCTCGATCGTCATCTGGAGATCCTTCCGCAACACCTGCTGTTCGTTGATGGCCGCCTGCTCGCCAATAATATCATAAGCACAGAGCATGACCTGGTCGTCCCATTGGCTATAATCTTTGATGTTGGATTCGGTTGCATCCCAGCTCAGCTGAATTGTATTGGACGTACGTATACAGGTATTCACCGCGAGCGGAGACAGCATACCATTGCTGATTTTTGCCAGGGCGGGCGCTATCTGAAAATCCGGATATTCACCCTGTATCACATTGGTCAGCGTATGCGACATGGCCCGGCCAAAAGCCGCCTGCACCGTGCACTTGCTATGGGCAAAACCTTTAAGGATAAGCGGATACAGTGGATTTAAAAACCGGCGCGCCAGTCGAAAGCGCTCCTGTGCCGCCTGCCTACGTGTCGGATCTTTAACCTGCTTTTTAAACTCAGAAATCACCAGCATAATCTTATCGTTTTGTGTTTTAAAAATCGGGAGGAGCCACATGCTCCTCCCGTTCAATTACTCCATCAATGGCTAAGCCAGGTCAAATTCTCCCAGATAGGTACTTTTAGACACTTTTTCGGCCTTGCGGTCGGTAAAGAAGATCCATACGTGCCCCTTGCTACCAAGCAAGTGTGCAGGAATCGCGATGTCTATTGTACCGGCGGCTCGGGTCGGCGGTGTTGGCGCTGTCATAAATTCATCCTTTTCAGGTGAATAGACCAAGATAATGACCTGATCATCGGCCTTGGTTTTGTAAAGGCTGTTGAGGATAGTATCCCAGTAGAGGGAAAGAATTCCGCCACTCACAGCAGCCTCCATGCCACCGCCGTTGAGGTAAGAGCCCTTACTAATTTCGATCTTACTGTAATCCAAGCTAAAGTTTGGATAAGTACCGGTTACCGCCTGGGCGATATTGAGCTGCAGTGCCACGTTGGTCGGTGTCATCTTTTCGGTTTTGGAGAGCCCAAACCCGACCTGCAGGATTGGCGTGATCGGTATCAGGAATTTGGAAATTTTCAGAAAACGCTCCTGTTGGATCAGCTGTTCTTCGGACATCCCTTTCGTCCGCTTTTTGGGCAAGCCCTTGAGGTAGTTGATAGATTTCCAGGACGAGGCGATCACCGCGCCGACTTTACCACTTGCTCTTCCGATTACACCATTGTTGATTGTTGCCATGTTGTTTTTATTTAAAATTTAAACTCCATAAAGCTTTCATTTATACCGGTATGTATTGCTTTACTTCGACAAACATACCACATCAAACAGCCCCTTGTCAATAGCGCAAAGCAGGTTGGCGGAGACTGGTCGGCGGTATCCCGGCTTTTGTCGGCGGGCTGTCGGCGACCATAGGATAGCAGGCATAAAATAAGCTGCACAATCGGGCACATTCCAGGTACGCAGTCGTCTGGCCCTTCAAAAATTACGGGGTTGAGCAGCCGTCTCAGGCCTTTGCTTCCGACCAGCTCCGTACCTGCTTCGGATCGGCAATAGATCCCGTACAGATGCCGAACAGACCTTGACCAGCCGCCGAACAGGGAAATACTGTTCAGCAACGGGTCAACAGTGGCTGCTCTCTTGTTCATCTCCGAAGACAATACGAAGCAGGTACGAACAGCATAGGGATTTAAGGCATTTGCCGCGGCCATTTTTTATATTCAGCCACATACAGCTGCACCACATCTTTTTTGAGAAAGAGATCCGCATTGCCCTCTTTATAGGTAGCTTTGAGCAGGCCTTTGGCAATACGGCGCTCGATGGTGCGCACACTTTTGCTCAAAAAATAGGCGACTTCGTGGATGGTCATCGTACCCGTCAGTCTGTGGAGCTCCGTATACTGCGGTTCCTGCAGCAGGTCCAGGATACGGTCCAACTTAGTTTCTAGCGGCGTATATTCGATACTTGTTTTTAGTTGAAAAGAATAGTGGATTTTTAGATGAATACCTGTCGCATTGGACACAAAACGAGTAATAATCCCCTTTTGATCAGGAGATCCTTTGATAAAAAACATACATGGGCATGGTTAGCTCGACTAACCGCCGAAATCCAGATCAGCAGCAGACCTGTGGTCTATTGCGCTCGGTCTATCTAAGTTCATACTAGTGGGATGATTCAATTGAGCGGAATAAGGTAATCCCATCCCTTATGCTCCAGCTTATTAACGTTATCCAAAAATTTTGTTAGATTTCTACTCTTCCTTACCCATTGCGTCGCCACCAATAGCTTTTCAATATCCATTTCAGTCATTGCATTCCGCAGGCTATCAAATGCCTCTTTGCGCAATTCAAGCTTGGATGTATTTGGGGGCACGGGATAGCGGATAAGCATCATGTTGACGCGGCAGCCGCTGCTGATG
The Sphingobacterium multivorum genome window above contains:
- a CDS encoding DHA2 family efflux MFS transporter permease subunit, producing MKKESRIISLIVGGTLFMEMLDTTAISTALPKMAHDFESNVVHLSAGITSYTVMLAVFIPISGWIADRYGAKKVFNTAIIGFILSSIACGLSTNLTSFVIARICQGTAGALMVPVGRLIVLKHTAKKDLVDAIGYIAWAGLLGPIVGPVLGGFFTTYFSWHWIFFINIPFGVFALWAVHTFIPAMESENSRPLDIIGFLISGIGLAGIMLGTEMIGAANGDYTKPLVTILASFALMAVAVWHSKRIQYPLIDYRILKIKTFRVTVYSGSITRMVINVAPFILPLMLQLGFGLSPFHAGLLYMANMLGSMSMKPVAIWITRRFDFRKVLIGNGIILTIFTAGLSLLSLQTPIWLVAIVFFFSGLTRSLQFTSLNTLAYADVPNGQLSNANTLYNTAQQMALGMGIALGAVTLHLASSYYQDTVYQMRDFSLALQLIAGLSLLSLIEYFKIKPSDGANLRGLPSPKEVQKAA
- a CDS encoding Rpn family recombination-promoting nuclease/putative transposase; the protein is MNEPVYIDLVSDYAFKRIFGSEPNKDLLISLLNELFRGRKSIVDLLYEKNEYVGDSEEIGTVIFDLICTADNGDKFVIEVQRTAQINLKKRMLYYGSKLIADQAPKGKRRAWNYAITEVYIVVLMDGFTFSQADESSAVIHDICLCNRKTGRVFYEELGFIYVQLRNFIKVEAELETDLDRWLYVLRNMSKLNKIPGYLKKPIFEKLFKIAEYAKLNKEERAMYDVSLKRKWDAEAVRQYQEQQLNEAIQKGIKQGIKQGIKQGIEQGIEQGVEQGLERGAEAKSYEVVENLITELKLADDVIVRVAKVSLAFVQKVRADLARDKK
- a CDS encoding 1-phosphofructokinase family hexose kinase; its protein translation is MAKSILTITLNPSVDKSTSVQHIVPEKKLRCEKPVYEPGGGGINVSRALKRLGLASTALFTSGGKTGSLLESLLKLEDIAIDPIRVNGETRENFIVVDSATNQQYRFGFPGEQVESNELAGIRTSIDELTDIPDFVVISGSMPAGVPPEFIRSLINTYKTKGSKILVDTSGDALRLALEEGVFLIKPNAGELAALVGKEELGHSDLDMAAQQLISEGKATLIVVSLGAQGAILYSKTEKIQLPSPVVKVRSTVGAGDSMVAGMVSVLAQQGDLEQVLQMGIACGSATTMAQGTGLFAKKDVDRLFSEIKKR
- a CDS encoding DUF5675 family protein; amino-acid sequence: MKSTIKVLRTKQGKHSTLSEIYVNNQLICYGLENIPRPVKIRGETAIPVGHYTLGFNREGAMNGRYYDDYPKMHRGMLEIRDIHNFSYVYFHKGSSYKETAGCVLVGNQYVLEDGDYRLLASGVAYKKFYPLVAELMLQGLVEVHIE
- a CDS encoding DUF6266 family protein encodes the protein MWLLPIFKTQNDKIMLVISEFKKQVKDPTRRQAAQERFRLARRFLNPLYPLILKGFAHSKCTVQAAFGRAMSHTLTNVIQGEYPDFQIAPALAKISNGMLSPLAVNTCIRTSNTIQLSWDATESNIKDYSQWDDQVMLCAYDIIGEQAAINEQQVLRKDLQMTIELPSMLHDRPVHLYLLLHDRDENLYSRSQYLGLF
- a CDS encoding DUF6266 family protein, with the protein product MATINNGVIGRASGKVGAVIASSWKSINYLKGLPKKRTKGMSEEQLIQQERFLKISKFLIPITPILQVGFGLSKTEKMTPTNVALQLNIAQAVTGTYPNFSLDYSKIEISKGSYLNGGGMEAAVSGGILSLYWDTILNSLYKTKADDQVIILVYSPEKDEFMTAPTPPTRAAGTIDIAIPAHLLGSKGHVWIFFTDRKAEKVSKSTYLGEFDLA